From the genome of Trypanosoma brucei brucei TREU927 chromosome 11 chr11_scaffold01 genomic scaffold, whole genome shotgun sequence:
TTGCTCGTACAGCTAATACGCGCTGCAGCCACTGTGGAGCGCTACGACGCGAGTGGGTTACTACCACGTATCCCTGGTACGGCTGAGCAACGCAACTGGGACCCGGCCATTCCGCTTTTTCTTGATGATGTGGATGAGCAAGGCAGACCTGCACCGTTGCGCACTGCGGGCGACGCCCCGGGGACGATGGTTAGTCATGTGTGTTCCCGTGTTGTGGATGAACGGATGGGAACTCCCACGCATACGCCAAATGAACTCGCCAACCGTCACGAGGGAGAAACACTCGAGGCAAATACAATGTTTGCAACCAATGATCCGAGTGCCTTTGTGTCTGATACGGTGAAGTTGCGTGACGACAAGCGGCCTTACTGGTCGCGGCGCCGCTGGGCCCTAACAGATAAATTTTTGGTGCCTAAGAGCCCCAAACCAAAGAACACCATCAAGGACGAGTAGGGGTGTAAAAGTTGTTGACGCACAAACGAACATCTCAGTACAAACGtgatgtttgtttgctcGTTTGTGCCCAGTGGTTTTGTACACACCATTTCTTAGATTCGTTGTCTTACGTCGAGGTGTAGTGTTGCGAGGCGCTTCAATCGCAGTCAGGGATGGAATGAGTTGCGTAACGCCTTGACAATGTGATGAGGAATACCGGTGCTACCGCATGGGGAGGGCAGTTGTGTGCCGGTGGTTGAGGCTTCGTTATTACCGTCGTGACTCTCTTTACGGGCAAgctgtgtttttttcctctctttctctcgtagtggtagtggtggtttATGTCAATACAACTATAGTTTCTGATATGTTTCTCACTTTATCGTGTTTATTGCGTGTCCTTGTTGTTGGTCTCAATATTGTTGCTCCCACTGCATTGTCCTTCATAACCACTTGTCAGTAATAAATAGATTACACATAAATTGGTACGACAGCTGGTGGCTGTGGCGCTAGGGGGAAACTTTACCCATATCAATTAGAGACCAGGGCATGACCTCACTCTGTCCAATTACGAGTTCAATCACCGTAGCTATACGCAAGAGGCCAATCGCAAATAATGGAAACTCGGGAGACAAGGACATTGTTACATGTGAGGACTGTCGCACCATATCAGTGCACGAACCGAAGACACGCGTTGACCTTAAGGCAGTGGTGGAGACCTCAGCTTTTGCATTTGATTATGTATTTGATGAGTCTGTGGCAAACGATGTGGTATACAAGGTGTGCTGTCAACCGTTGCTGTCGGATGTACAGAACGGGGGAAGCGTTGTGGTTATTGCCTTTGGCCAGACGGGCAGTgggaaaacacacaccatGTTGGGTCACGGCAGCAAGACCATAGGGTTGTATGGATACGCCATTAGGGAGCTGATTGGCGAAGAAACCACTCGCAAGCTTGCGGTTAGCTTCTATGAGGTTTACGGTTCTAAGCTCTTTGACTTGTTGAATGGACGGACACAGTTGAAAATGATGCAGGATGAGGCTGACAATCTTCGGATTGTCGGGTTGTCGGAGAAAGTTGTCACATGTGACAAGGAGGTATATAAACTCATTTCAAAAGGAGAGTCGCTGCGTTCATCTGGGTCAACGCTCGCAAACGACACGAGCTCCCGATCGCACGCAGTGCTGGAAATCAAGGTTCTCAATTATCAGGGTGAGCCGCATGGTGGCCGAGTCACTCTTATAGATTTAGCCGGTAGTGAGCGGGCTGCGGATACGACAAGTAGTGATACAAGGGGACGACATGAAGGAGCTGAGATAAACAAGTCTCTGTTGGCCCTCAAGGAATGTATTCGGGCCATGTCAAGGAACAGACGGCATATTCCTTTTCGTGCCTCCAAGTTGACGCAGGTGCTGCGTGAAAGTTTTATTGGTAATTGTAAGACATGTTTCATAGCGACAGTTTCACCCTTGCAGCGGCACTGTGAGGATACGCTGAACACGTTGCGGTATGCTAACCGCATAAGGGACCTTAAAGCCCCCTCCGATGACGGCTTCAGCCGTAAGATATCGATGACATGCCCCAACTGCAATGGCCCCGTACGCCCTGATGCATCCCACACATGCGTGCGTTTGTCCACACGATGTCCGCACTGTAGACAAGTGGTAGAAAAACATAACCTCGAAGGGCACATCGAGGAGTGTAGCGAGTTTCCCGTACGATGTCCTCGCTGTAATGAACTGTTAGTGCGCGGTGATATTCCACGGCACAATCGTCGTTGTTCCCGATCTCTAGTGCGCTGTCCGTTGTGCACATGCCACGTGATGCGCTGTGGTTTGGAGAAACACACTCTGATGGATTGCGGGGCCAAACTAGAGAAGTGTCGTTATTGTGGACAGGGGTTTCCACGTCACTCATTGAAGAGGCACGAAGACGTGTGCACGATGATGAAGATCGCCTGTCCTTATTGTCTGCAATATTTTAGAAAAGTTTGCGTAGATGCTCATGCCTCGGTGTGTGTAAGGAACCCAAACTGCAGGCGAGTGTCACCGTCAAGGATTAGGGATTCGGGTGAAGAGGTGTGGAAGATAACAAACGGAAAGGAATGGCGGCAACGGCCTCGGATGTTAAGGAACCAGTCGTTGAAGCAGCTTGAGGCAATCTCTCGAACAAAATCAAGTGTGCAGCTTCGGGAAGGGCGAAAACCCTTAGGGCCACTTGAAGACAATTTTTCACTTCCCGCTTTGCACGCACCCTCCTCAGCCCCCGACAGGAAACACCCACCGGTTACCAGCGCTTTCACCGAAAGCCTACAAAGTCACCCCAACAGCGAGGACGATGATGCCGACAAGGAAGTTTGCAGAACCGCCCCAACTATCAGTGGAGAAAATAGCAGCCGAGTTGGAGGTGAAGGTTGTGTTTGCCCTTACGCTGCCTATGGTTGCTTGCACACTGTGTGTGACTCTTCTCTAGAGAAGCATATGAAAGACTCGGTAGAAATGCATCTGCAATTGGTTCGTGACTACGCAGAGCGGGTTtcagaagaaaataacattCTTCGGGAGCGTGTGAATGAGGGCACCACTAAGGCTTCAAAGCTTCATGAACTTGAAAGCGTGTGAACCTGCAAATTAAATCACATGCCTCAGTGCGCACAAGCATATATccacatatatttgtttatttctttatatatcCGGCACGTATTTAGTTAATTGACAGAGCGGATTGCAGTTAATAGaggacttttttttcctgcaatcgagtatatatatattttttcgctttcttttttcttcgttccaCTATGCCCGTGCTGCAGAGCCCctgtttttagttttttttactatccACTAGCGTAGGGTAACGCTTATGCTTACTAACTACCAGTTGCCTTTCCGGTATCGGCGAGGAAGGGAACGGAagaggttttttttaaaaaaagattaaAGGAAGAAGCGGTGACAGGTGTTGACGTACCGCAGTATTCTCATTCGGTTCAGTTCACGTTTCCTTCAATTggtttctacttttttttttgtttaatctTTCACTTTCtgctttctcccttttcccttttcccctccccgctTCCGTACCCCTATTTTCCTCTGGCCTCCGCCCTGTGGGCGAAAAAGGTGAGTAAATGTGTTACGAGTATGCAACTGTgcataaatatatgaataaatatatatatatataactagAACAGTAAATAAGAGCATTGAATTGCGGTAACCCGTGGTGGTGAAAGGAGCTGCAACAAACttggaggaaagaaaaaaaaaggaaatgaaaatgtGATTTCgctcccctccttcctttcttccttacaCACATACTcgcttcccctcccccctccccacaaTTTCTCTCTCATTTTCTCATTGGGAATTATGCTCCCGGCGACCGATGCATGTGAAGACGTGCCGTGTTGTTGTCGTCCCCCCCCGTGTGGTGTTATTACCATTGTGCTTTTGCattattgttcttttttgtttgtttgtttgttttcatttcaaCAAATTGTTGGGTCCCCCTCCCTCCGCACACCCCTGATTGGGTAttctgttttgctttgaCGCGCACCCGTATTTTCTACCGTCGTTATTGTTGATTCCTGCTTACATCTCTGCTGTCGTTATCAGTACACTTATATTATGGTCAAGATGTTCGTCACTTAACTGACTAAATTAACCCaacattgttattattgtgaATATTAatgcttttatttgttgctggcgcttttttttttcgaatttatgctttttcctcctatatatatatatatatatatatttatttatttatttatatatagtTTCATCGGTATAGGGcagtgtgtatatgtgtgaaggaatgagagaaaaaggaattaGGGGGAGAGAGTAGAAGGAACcgaagaaatggaaaagaaagcgagGGAAATGTGCCATCGGGTTGTGGTATTTTTGGCCGCTAAATCAAGTATGTATGAAGAAATGCATTTAACAAATGAGCAAGTCATCAAGTGGGGTTGCAACTGCGGCCTCATTGGGTAACTACTTGCCGCATATGTGCGATGAATGGCAttcgtgtatatatatatatacgcatttTATATTTCAccttcatatatatttgtggttcCATTTCATCAACTCATGTCTCAGTTGTATTACGTCTGACGTTATTCCCGCAcgcttgttttattattatttttttcctcccccttttcgtttttcctcATTCCAATCCTTTTTAATAGGTAACAAGGTGTAGCTCCTCTCCTGTCCCTTTAGGTAATAGGGAGGGATTTTCCACCCGCGAAAGTgcggtgtgtgtgcgtgtggaaaaaacaaaccaaataATTagttctttaaaaaaaaaacaaaaagaaggaagggggtaAGACGAGTTATTTTTGACTCGTGTCTTGGAGGGAAATATGCCGGGCATTGAGCGTCTTCGAGAAGAGGTGGAGCAACTGAGAAGTGAAACCAATAGACTAAAGGAAAATTTGAAATTGCAGAATCCACAAAGTGTCAGGGAGAGGAGCGGCTCGGACCGTCAGCATATGGAAGTGGAGTCATTTAGAGCTCAAATACGAAAGCATCACGCGGATGCCCCGATTTTGAAACTCCATGACGAATTATTAAGAGCGGAGCAGCGATGTACCCAATACGCCGATGCCTTGGcagaaagcaaaggaaacttCGTAAACATGAAGAGGCTCTACCAGGAACTCAGCGATATTCTTGACGGATGTTCAGCGTAATGaaatgttgtgtttttttttatatattgtGGGGAAGTTTGGCTCCGCCCTTATTTGTGTCTTTTCCTCCCGTTTCCTacgggggaggaggggggaaaaaaacatctAGTGGGgggatttcttttttaccgcCCTTCAGTGCCGCCTCCTCGAGTTTCTGCGGCTTCGCTCGCTTAATTATTTGCTGTTTCGACTACTGTGAGGATGAGGGATCCATGAGATGTATTAGCTGTGGTGTTTCAATACAGCGATGAGTGAGGTGTTGTGTTCTCTTTTGTCTCATATTTTTCtgctccccctctttttttacaTCTCCCTTTTCGCTTCACCGTGTGAGGCATACGAATTATCTGGCGGTTGTATTGTACATATTTGTATCTAAAGAGGAAACGGCTGAAGTGCGAAGGGAAACATACAAATTGTGAGTTGCTGTCGTGTCTCATTTGCTTCAGTACAGGTGTAGTGCAGTGAAGTGTGACCATAATTTACTTCACAACTTCCcttttcgcttctttttacCACGGCTTggtgagttttttttcctttctttttttcccccttaaaTCTCGGATTCCCCGTAAGCGTCTGCTTTCAACATTGTGTTGGCGTCTGCTCACATAGCAtccacgtttttttttttaaggggCAGTTACAAGGGCTTCTCACATCACGTGAAACtacaggggggggggaagtgcgGAAAGGGCTCTTCCGCAACACCGACTTCGTACGGTTTGTGTGTGgtaacgaaagaaaaaagtggaagtGAAGGCAGGGAAAGAACACCTTCCACCTTCGGGTTAGGTAAATAAGTATAAGCATTACGTAAATAAAAGGCAGACAACATGAGGCCAGATTACATGGGTTTCATGTTCCTTACGAGCGGTGTAATGTCGTTCAACGCGGGAATCTGGCAACTGCATCGCCGGCGGCAGAAGCGCCGTTTGATGGAAAACCACAAGAATATCCGCAAACCTCCAGTATATGAACTTCCACCAGGAGATGCCACCATCGACGAGTTTGAATTCCTCCCAGCCGCCTTCGAGGGCACATTTGATAACGAAGGCTCCATGCTTGTGGGCCCGCGTGCTCTTCCGACTTATAAGGGAGCCTCTTCAAACGAAGAGAGTAACGGGGGATTTCTGGTGGTGACGCCTTTTGAGATTGCCCACACCGGTCAGTTCATAATGGTGAACCGTGGCTGGGTTCCCATAGACGCCGGAAAGCACAGGACTCTCCTCATGCAGTACGTTGGCGAGGGTTTCACACCGGGTTCAGTGCGTGGCATATTCCGGCGTGAGGAATACATGTCTGCTTCACTAATTTGGGGACCGAATAAAGACAATGAGGGCCCCGTTGCCGCGGATTTATCGTGGCTGGTCATGCGCCCATGGAACATGGCGGTCCACTACTACAAGCGCAGGTGGGGACCTGATCGTGCAGAGGAGTCGGTAGAAAAGCACGGTGCGCGGCATTACTACTTGGAAATGATTGAGGACTATTCGGGAGATGACCAGCGAATGGTGCGCGGCCACCCGTGGCCATGGCGACGCAGCGTAGATGAAATAACTTACGTCCACTTACCCCCTTCTGTGCATACCATGTACATTTTCTTCTGGTTCTCTGTTACTCTGGGGTCTCTCTACGGTATGGGTAAATGCTACAAACGACAGAAGGAACTCTTTGCGCTGCGCAGGCAAATGACTGCACAGACAACACTGCTGGAACGGAAACGACAAGAGGAAGCGAAAATGTACATGGAGGCAATGAAGGAGGTGGAGCGGTTGAAGAAGTTGGGAACTGTCGCGGCACCGCGAATTGGGTCACAACCAACTGAACAACAGAAGTCAGATGAAAAGTCTCCCGCCTCAGGGGAGAAGTCGTAATGGCGAGATGTGAAGGTCATTCCGGGACGGATTGGACACCCCACGTTGTCATGATGTATGGgtgtttcaaaaaaaaaaaaaaagttgcacCGTGTAACCGCCCACTATTGGGAAGTTTGCGTTGGGAACCTTTCTCGTTAATTTATCGTTGTTACTTCACATACATGTataagttgttttttttaaattttcccctatcatttttgtttttttttctttggtcgTTTCGAAGTGAGCACAGATGGTAACTATATAACTCTTAAGATACTGTTTGATGCTCCCTTATTTTGttggtatatatatttttttatttttttttgcgtgtgtgtgtaatgACATTATTCGCCTGCTAAACTGTGCAGTATTTGCGCCGCGGCACACTGTTCCTCACGTCTCGTGTATCACATGTATcctcctttttcgttttattgTTGCAGTTCCTTCATGCTCTTTGGTCGCTAAGCGTTTGATAATTAAAAAGTTTCTGGTGTTAGTGCCGTTCTGCGTACGTGTTGAAAGCCAGAAAATGGCTCCAGCTTCTATCTTTCAGCGCGgtgtggaggaggggaaaggaggaaaggggttgagtgcttttttttatttttatttttgccatATATACCGCACAAGAATAAATGAAACTGTTCCTGGATTCCGTTCCGATGTGCGTTTACTTAAAGTTTACTGTGGAGATTAAAGAGATGAAAATGTAGTATCTTCCGTTGACTCCGGTGTGAAGCCACAAATACCATAGCGTGGGGCGTGGAAGAATTATGTTGTGGTCAATTAATGTAATTACCCATGTCGTGGCATGTTTTGGGGATGGACCATTTCACTTTGATTTATATGTAGTCACTTAGTACGTGGAATGTGtgcaattttttgttgttgtttgcccACCGTTCGTGTGTCCGCACGACTGAGTTTACAACAAATCCGGGTATCGGGAGAAAACGGAACGGGTGGGTCGCCACCAAAAAGatggatttttttaaaacagctttttcccccccccctcgcATATTAAGTGGCAGGAAGTCCGTAATTCAGCTGACATGGTGCAGAGTAGAGATTGTTCCCACTTGTGCCatttttctgtcttttttttcctcgcgTCGGATGAGCGGTGCTCGCCGGTGTCCCAGCGGGTGCTAACCGAGGCATGACCGGAATTAAGTTTTGGCAGTGCTCTTCCGTCTACTCACGTAGTGGTCTTTAATCGATGGTGGCGTTGAAGGCGTAACCTCCTCAGGGAAACTCAGCGCCGATGGAAAATTGAAATGTGGCGGCATTCTTCTCATTTTACTTGTTAAGGTGGCACGCAAGACAATATGGAATTATATCCAT
Proteins encoded in this window:
- a CDS encoding kinesin, putative; this encodes MTSLCPITSSITVAIRKRPIANNGNSGDKDIVTCEDCRTISVHEPKTRVDLKAVVETSAFAFDYVFDESVANDVVYKVCCQPLLSDVQNGGSVVVIAFGQTGSGKTHTMLGHGSKTIGLYGYAIRELIGEETTRKLAVSFYEVYGSKLFDLLNGRTQLKMMQDEADNLRIVGLSEKVVTCDKEVYKLISKGESLRSSGSTLANDTSSRSHAVLEIKVLNYQGEPHGGRVTLIDLAGSERAADTTSSDTRGRHEGAEINKSLLALKECIRAMSRNRRHIPFRASKLTQVLRESFIGNCKTCFIATVSPLQRHCEDTLNTLRYANRIRDLKAPSDDGFSRKISMTCPNCNGPVRPDASHTCVRLSTRCPHCRQVVEKHNLEGHIEECSEFPVRCPRCNELLVRGDIPRHNRRCSRSLVRCPLCTCHVMRCGLEKHTLMDCGAKLEKCRYCGQGFPRHSLKRHEDVCTMMKIACPYCLQYFRKVCVDAHASVCVRNPNCRRVSPSRIRDSGEEVWKITNGKEWRQRPRMLRNQSLKQLEAISRTKSSVQLREGRKPLGPLEDNFSLPALHAPSSAPDRKHPPVTSAFTESLQSHPNSEDDDADKEVCRTAPTISGENSSRVGGEGCVCPYAAYGCLHTVCDSSLEKHMKDSVEMHLQLVRDYAERVSEENNILRERVNEGTTKASKLHELESV